In Ischnura elegans chromosome 9, ioIscEleg1.1, whole genome shotgun sequence, the following proteins share a genomic window:
- the LOC124165864 gene encoding uncharacterized protein LOC124165864 — MKLLEEITRNLAAKYEIAYEDILQSSESKEDQEYMLKMLNKERAREELEEQEKLVRLNQEQWEVLSLCLSLPQTQVVVYETHSMKTSENKELVENAVNAANSAATANFKKYMEEKNVIQKGDEEAEDRGEAAKEATDVINIDEGNQAESETPVIDHTIPLTDLFEIEDIPSIKETSKEDGCSISLIRRKEFVLLNNRYLIQMAEARGLFGTKVEDKNRSPSESAKGSKQKKKARTYSEDSDYSGEFGHRPPRNKELEIERISAPTVASLRRSRKWSTKRTFKKSDKEDGEHSSDDDYEKYVCGRCASRGEDECHHTLKMEGGRLIHPDKYIELSRKNSSQKNIRSTSKKNLMCRLVVPTKVSLLRQNITWKEYKARLEEAMLSRQLGNPSLNSSQYAVGSVNKRSKTDIFKRHATLNDSYAPSSWNTVSDNTFNVKARNETFSIQAVDKAILSNSENFSLRTPRGLRDSLRKIHEAVQPKKTDDLSEEWVYGHTLCVTPQASRESLVSASMQRNGNEKWQRNDSRVDIIFQMKDSQKTASSERMNPREMQAQTVESDHKHEYHEVQRVPSFQSEVSKPLKITSQGSYEKEIYEDNNSMNSQVDWRKEKDDEGPHYLKRTVVEFIYPYPKSPI; from the exons ATGAAACTCCTGGAGGAGATAACTCGCAACTTAGCGGCAAAGTATGAAATTGCTTATGAAGATATCTTGCAGTCGAGTGAGTCGAAAGAGGATCAGGAGTACATGCTGAAGATGCTGAACAAGGAGAGGGCGAGGGAGGAGTTGGAGGAGCAGGAGAAGCTGGTGCGGCTCAACCAGGAGCAGTGGGAGGTCCTCTCCCTCTGCCTGTCCTTGCCTCAAACGCAAGTCGTCGTCTACGAGACGCACTCCATGAAAACTTCAGAGAACAAGGAATTGGTGGAGAATGCTGTCAATGCGGCAAACAGTGCGGCCACTGCCAATTTCAAAAAGTACATGGAGGAGAAGAATGTGATTCAGAAAGGTGATGAGGAAGCAGAGGATCGTGGGGAAGCAGCAAAAGAGGCAACGGATGTCATCAACATTGACGAAGGCAATCAGGCCGAAAGTGAAACTCCAGTCATTGATCACACG ATTCCATTGACAGATTTATTTGAAATAGAAGATATTCCATCTATAAAAGAGACCTCGAAAGAAGATGGATGCAGCATTTCATTGATAAGAAGAAAG GAATTTGTCCTGCTGAACAACAGATACTTGATTCAAATGGCGGAAGCGAGGGGATTGTTTGGGACAAAGGTTGAAGATAAGAACAGGTCTCCTTCTGAGTCAGCAAAGGGCAGTAAGCAGAAGAAGAAGGCTCGTACTTATTCTGAAGATAGCGATTACAGTGGAGAGTTTGGACATCGACCGCCCAGGAACAAAGAGTTGGAGATTGAAAGAATATCAGCACCTACAGTGGCATCTTTGAGGAGGTCACGGAAGTGGTCAACAAAAAGAACCTTTAAAAAAAGTGACAAAGAAGATGGTGAACATTCCTCAGACGATGACTATGAAAAGTACGTTTGTGGTCGGTGCGCCAGTCGAGGAGAGGATGAGTGCCATCACACGTTGAAAATGGAG GGTGGTCGACTGATTCATCCAGACAAATACATTGaactttcaagaaaaaattcatctcaaaaaaatatacgTTCAACATCAAAAAAGAACCTGATGTGTCGTTTGGTTGTTCCTACAAAAGTGTCATTATTACGCCAGAATATTACCTGGAAAGAG tataaaGCAAGATTAGAAGAGGCAATGCTGTCTCGTCAACTGGGAAATCCATCTCTTAACTCATCACAATATGCTGTTGGCAGCGTGAATAAGAGGAGCAAAACAg ACATCTTCAAGAGGCATGCAACGTTAAATGATTCTTATGCTCCTTCAAGCTGGAACACAGTATCAGATAATACGTTTAATGTCAAGGCACgtaatgaaacattttcaattcaaGCTGTGGACAAAGCAATTTTGTCAAATTCAGAGAATTTTAGCCTACGCACTCCCCGTGGCTTGAGGGATAGTTTAAGAAAGATTCATGAGGCTGTGCAACCCAAAAAAACCGATGATCTTTCAGAAGAATGGGTGTATGGTCATACGTTGTGTGTAACTCCTCAAGCTAGCCGAGAATCTTTAGTGTCGGCTTCAATGCAAAGAAATGGCAATGAGAAATGGCAAAGAAATGACTCAAGAGTTGACATCATCTTTCAAATGAAAGACTCTCAGAAGACAGCATCTTCTGAAAGAATGAATCCACGTGAAATGCAAGCTCAAACGGTGGAGAGTGACCATAAGCATGAATATCATGAGGTCCAAAGAGTCCCTTCATTTCAGAGTGAAGTATCAAAACCCCTGAAAATTACCAGTCAAGGATCATACGAGAAGGAAATATATGAAGATAACAATAGTATGAACTCTCAAGTAGATTGGAGGAAAGAAAAAGATGATGAGGGACCACATTACCTGAAGAGGACTGTCGTGGAATTTATTTACCCATACCCTAAGAGCCCTATATAG